CGAATTACGACGGCCTGATTCATGCCGCTGGACTCTTGAAAGATCGGAAGGTCGAAGAACTGAGCGAACAGGACCTCAAAGCCGTTTGGAGCGCCAAAGTCCTCGGGCTCAGGCACTTGATGCAATCTATGCCCAACCTCAAGGCTGTTGTGGCCACAGGCTCTTGGGCAGCACGTTTTGGAAATCGCGCCCAGACCATTTATGCAGCAGCGAACGACGCGTTGGCAGACGAGCTCAATGGGTTTGAAGGATTCGCTCAGATTCACGAGTGGCCGCTCTGGGCAGATACACCGATGACCGAAAGCTTGAGTGACGCGATGTTGAGCGGTCTCGAGGATATGGGAGTCCCCGTTCTTTCGCACGAAGAGGGCACGAGGCTCTTCTTCGCTGCGCTGGAGAAGACGGCGAGCATCGTCACGATTGGCCCAGAGCTCGACAAGCTCCAGCCGGAGGCTAAGCGGTTCGCGGTGCTCGGTACGGATTCGTCCGATTGGGTTTTTGATCATCGACTAAAAGGAAAGGCGGTGATGCCTTTCGCGGCCGCGCTGGAATTGGCTCTGAAGACGTCAGGAGCCTCCGGCCTTGAGGACTTTAAACTCATCAGCGGTGTTGAGGTTTCGGGACCGACTGTGATTTCGGCAAAGGCCGACAAAGATCGTGTGGTTCTGAGTGTAGATGGAGCGCCAAAGTACTTGGGACGGACTCACAACGAACACGCCGATTTGCCCGAAATCTCGCGGCCCAATGGGCACGAACACCAGAGCTGGCACAACCTGAATGACTTCTACAAGGAGTTCAGTTTTCACGGCCCAAAAATGAGAGGGATCGTATCGGTCGAACATGCCGATAAAACTGGCTTTGTGGGCCTAGTTAAAACACAGAAACCGAGCAGTTTTGGTGGCTTTGGAGAACACTTCAGCGCCGACCCCTTTATGGTGGATGCTGGCTTCCAGTTGGTCCTCTATTGGTTGCAAAACACGTTGGGGTTCGCGGCGTTCCCGTCATCGATTGAAAAGCTGCAGGTGCTTGGTGCGCCGAATGGTGAGCAGGTTCGGGTCGTTCTGAAAATCAAATCTTCTGAAGGTGACCTTCGCGGAGATATGATTTGGGAGAACCTCGATGGCAGCCCAATCCTCGTGGCTCATGATCTCAGAGCGACGCGACTCATGGAGTCGAGCAAGCCTAAGATCAAGCCCGAGTACTGGAAGGTCGACGAATTCCCAGAAGTGCAAGCCCTCAAACAGCGCCTGGAAATGGCCGCGTTGATCGGCGTGCAGAATCCTTATTTTCGTGAGCATGACGGAGTCGCCAAGAATCGCGCGATGATTGAAGGCGAGTCGATGTTGAACTTCTCGTCTTATAATTACCTGGGGCTCTCGGGGCATCCGGTGGTCAATCAAGCGGCAAAAGACGCCGTTGAGCACTACGGCACAAGCGTTTCAGCCAGCCGTCTCGCGAGCGGCCAGATTCCGTTGCACCGCGAGCTCGAGCACGCGATCGCAAGCTTTGTGGGCGTGGATGCGGCGCTTGTCTTCAGTGCTGGTCACCACACCAATGAATCGGTAATCGGCCATTTGTTCGGCCCTGGCGACCTCATTCTTCACGACTCGTTGGCTCATAACTCGATCGTAACGGGCGCGGATCTCTCTGGAGCAAAGCGTCTGCAATTCCCGCACAACGATCACGTGGGTCTCGGAAAAATGCTCGAGCAGCTCCGGCCGAACTTCAAGAAGGTCGGCATCATCATTGAGGGCGTGTACTCGATGGATGGTGACATCCCGAATCTGGCGGAGTTTATCGAGCTCAAGAAGGAGTACGGCGCCATACTCTACGTGGACGAGGCACACTCTCTTGGGTGCATCGGTCCTCGCGGAGGTGGAATCGCGGACTACTTTGGCCTCGATGCGCGGGAGGTTGACCTTTGGATGGGCACTCTCTCAAAGTCGTTCGCGTCATGCGGTGGCTTTATTGCTGGCTCCGGCGCACTGATCGATTATCTCAAATACACCGTGCCTGGGTTCATCTTCTCGGCAGGCATTTCGCCCGCGAACTCGGCGGCAGCTCTTGCGGCAATCCAGCTCATCGAACAAGAGCCTGAGAGGGTTCTTACGCTGCAAGACAATAGCCGCGTGTTCCTTGAGGCATGTCAGAAACACGGCCTGGATACAGGGCCGAGCAAAGATTCTGCGGTCGTTCCGGTGATTGTCGGGAACAGTTTCTACTGCCTGCAACTCTCCGAGCGTTTGGCGCTGCGTGGGATCAATGTGCAGCCCATTGTGTACCCTGCCGTGGACGACGAGGCCTCGCGGCTTCGCTTCTTCATCAGTTCCACGCACACACATGACGAGTTGCTCGAAACCGCTAAGACTGTAGCGCAGGAATTGGGCGAGCTAAGCACGAAGGCAATGTCTGCGTGAGATGACTGGCCTAGGCGGCCCGCCTTTACTCGCCAGGAGTCGGAAGTCCGCCGAGAACTAGTGCTTCGCCTTCTCGAACGAGAGTTTGGTCGCGGCCACCTTCTCGTCCGAAGCTGACATAGTCCACCATCCGGCCGTCGCGGTCGCTCAAGGTCACGGCATCGCCACCGTTGTTCAGGTAGAGGCCTTCGCTCTTAAACGTTGGTACATCGAAGCCCTGAGGCTCACCACCACCGAACACCACCACCTTCTGGCCAGGCTCGATTCGAGCACCAAGCGGGAAGGTGAAGCGAACCATCACGTTATCTTCAATGGTGTAGCCCGCAAGCTCCACGGCCTTGGTTCCGGGATTGTGAATCTCGATGAACTCGTCCTCGGAGAAATGGCGTACGCCATCGCGGTTCGCATCGCCGGCTGAATCATCGGCGGGGTCGGCAAGTACTTCGGTGATGATCAGACCTGGCTCTTCAGCCACAGGAATATCGTCACATGAGAAACTTGTGGGCATGCAGTAGTTGTCGGAGAGCCAACCGCTCGTTGACGTCTCGCGGCAGGTGTAGCCATCTGGACAACCTGCATCGCTCGTACACTCGAACGTACACACGTTTGAGCCTTCGAGGGTAACGCACTTGTTTCCAGCACCACCACAATCGGCATCCGAGCGGCACTCACCACAGAGAGCGTCTTTGTTTCCATAGGGGTGGCCATTGGGATTGTCGTCAATCCCATGCACGCCGTACATGGTCTTGAACCAATAGCTCGCCGAATCCATGGATTTGAGCATCTTGCCGTATCGAGTAGGTTCGTGGCGGTTGCCAGAACTCGTACCGACAAGGGCGTCCAAGAAGTCTGTGACGACCTTGCTGGTGGCGGCGTTCGAGAAGCTTGTGGTGGTCACGATGTCGAGGTTCTGCCGGTCAGATTTGTTTGGATTTGCCCAGAAAGCCTGACCCAAGGCGTAGGTATCACAACCCTCAGCAAGGACGACCTGGTAGCGGTCCGCAGGCATGTCTAGGCCCGGAACTTCCGAATCGTCCAAGTCTCCTTCGAGGGTCTTCTTCCAGTTCGCGAGTGCGAAACCATACCAGGGGCCAGAGTGGCCGCTGAACATGATCACGTCGTGTTCTGCGAAGCTTGAACGCATCTCGTTTTCGAGACGCCGGCCACCGGCATCGGTATCAGGGTCCGTTTCGGTGCCAGGCTCTCCCCACCAAAGGGTGATCGCGACTTCAACCTCTTGCCCGTTTGCGTCCAGCGTGTAGGTCAGAGGACCACGGTTGGTGGCGTATTCAGCCCACGAGCTGACGGGGGATTGGAAGCCCCGACGAACGAGCCAGTTGTACGTGCTCTCTGCATGAACGCGGTGATATTCACCGTGATAATCCCAGCCGAAGAACGCTCCAATCTCAAGCTTCCCGTCCTCGAAGAGGCGCTCATAGTCCATCCAAGCATCTCTGGAGCGCTCTTGGGGAACGAGTTCGATGTCCTGATAGTAGATCTGGCTCGCATCAACGCTCGTAGGGGAGAACGACGACCACGGAGCACGACGATACCATTCCTGCTCGTGGTCCAACTGAGTCATCTGATCGTTGGTAAGCACGCCAACCGCAAGGCTGAAGCGATAGGACCCGTCTTCCATCTCCTGAGCGTTCGCGGCACGTGACAACTCGCGAAGGAGGTCGAACTGACCGCCAATCTCCTGAACGAAATTAAAGGTGTAGGTCAGATCATCAACCTTCACGATGTCCATGTCTTCGTACGAGCCGTTCTTGGTCAACGCCTTCATTCCGCCGTAATCGGCATTCTCAGAGTCGCCAGACTTGTCGATGAGGTAGGTATTGAGGAAGAAGCCGATCTGAACCTGCTTGTAAGGAATGAGTTCAGCGATTCTCTGAAGTCGCTCTTCCTCAGTGGCGGTGGCGTACTCAGGCTCGAGCTTGAGCTCGGCTTTACCGCGCACAAAATACTCTTGAGCTGATTCACTGTAGAAGTTGTCGGCTTTCTCATTTGGGCCGAGGAAAACCGGAGTTTCTTCGGCGGGCTCCGAAGAGTCGCTGCCACAAGCAGCTGTGAGTGCCAATCCCATTCCTAATGCCAACGCGTACCATTTATTCTTCATCACTCTCTCCGATCGAGGTGCACCATGTGCGATTCATCTATTCTGTATACATCTATGCATACAACGGGCCAGTGCCTAGGGATACAAATTTCAGGGATTTAGCATCACATCCACCGGAAACCGGCAACTCAGCTTGCCACTTCATCCACCGACCATGGCAAGCCCAGCTGCCAACGCGAAATCTGGAATACATTGACCATAATGGAGGTTTGTGCGAGCCAGAATCTACTCGTTTGTAGGAGCTCGAGTGAACACACTAAAGATCTTTCGTATGACCAGCGTTCTCGAGGGAATCTCTCTGGTACTTCTTTTCTTCGTGGCAATGCCTCTGAAGTACGGATTCGATATGCCCCTTGCGGTGAGGATTGTAGGAAGTGCTCACGGCGCCCTTTTCATCGCCTTTGTTGCCATACTGATCTGGGCACAATCCGAACAAGAATGGTCACTCGTAAAAACGGCCAAACTCTTCGTCTCCTGCCTGATTCCATTCGGGTTTATCTGGGCTGAACGGCTCGTGCGCGAAGATGCTCAAACCACGCCCGCGGCGTAAATCAGGCCGTTAGACTTCAACACAAATCGACCAAGGCCTCGAATCTTCTTTGAAACCACGATTGGGGTGTCTAGCTCGATTCTAATCTTCGGCTGAATATCTAAGACACTAGGCTCCAAGCCCTCAATCGCGAGCACTCGAGCAACCTGAGGCCCCAAATGCAGCTCGAGTTGGTTGAGTTCTTCAGGCAGACCAAAGAAGAGCGCCTTCGCCTCTAGATGAGGCGTGGTGTTCAGAGGAGCGTCGGAAAAGAAGATCTGTCCGCGGCTTGCGGGTCCGCTCAACTTGAGGGCAAGTGAGTTGAGTCCCTGGTAGACCTGCTCGACCACCAATTCGCCCTGGTTGCTCTGCAGGACATCCCCGGCACAAACAGAGCCAGAGTAGAGTTCCGCAAAGATCTTTCCTTCGTATTGCCCAACAACCCCAAGGGCTGTGCCCAAGTCTGAGTCGGGCCGCGGGGCTTGGTCTTGGGTCAGGGCTTCGATCAGAGTCGGTCCTTTAAACCATTCAAATCCGGTAGAATCAGGTGTCAGGTTCTGACCTAGCTTGGCGGAAATCGGGACTATTGAGACGTCTTCAACCCCACTTTCCTCCCAGAATTCTAGAAACTCCGCCTTGAGCTGAAGGAATCTTCGGTCACCTTCGAAGAGATCGAGTTTGTTGATAGCAACCACAAACTCCTCGACGCCTAGAAAGCGCAGAATATCTGCGTGCCGTCGCGTTTGCTCCTCGATGCCCGCATCGGCTCCAACGATGATCAGCCCCACGTCGGCTCTCGAGGCGCCCACGACCATGTGCCGCAAGTACTCAACATGACCGGGAACGTCCACAACGCGCCAGGTTTGATTTCCCTGCCGAAAGAAGTACTGGCTCGTGTCTACCGTAATCTGAGCGTCCCTTTCCGCCTTCAAGGCATCCGAAAAGAAAGCCCATTCCATGCCCTTCTCCCGGGATTCGGAGGCTCTCTCGAGGGCCGCCTTGCGGTCATCCGGAACGGCCCCAAGTTTCCAGAGCAGATGACCTAATAACGTGGACTTTCCGTGGTCCACATGGCCGGTTATGGCGATCGTTCGGGATACCTTCACATGTAGCCTCGGTTTCGAAGCTCCTCAAAGGCCGACTCTCGCTCCTTATCCTGGGCACGCCCATGCCTCTCGGAGCTCCGAAGAGCCTCGAGTTCTGCGATGATCTCGGGCACAGTTTGGGCGTTTGAGTCGTGAGGAAAGGTGCAAGGCGCACAACCAAGGCTACGATATCTCTTCCCATCCTTAGAAAAGTAAAGATCGACCACAGGAATCGACTCCAGAAGGATGTAGCGCCAGACGTCTAACTCGGTCCAATCTAAGAGCGGATGCACCCTCATATGCCCGTTGGGAGGGCGAGTGTAGTGCCCCCAGATTTCGACGGGTTGGTCTGAGGGATTCCAGCGAGACTCCGAGTCGCGGGGCGAAAAGACGCGTTCTTTAGCTCGGGTGCCCTCCTCATCCCTTCGAATCCCCAAGATCAGAGCGTCCCAACCGTGACTCGCCACTAGTCCCTTCAGAGGCTCACTCTTCAAAGCATTACAGCACTCTACCCGGCTCAGCTTGCCCGTCGGGTAGGTGTTGCCTTCCAAGAACTCGGGACTTGGCGGTGAGGTGACGAGATCAAGCTGCCATTGAGAGGCTAAATGGTCGCGAAAGGCGATCATTTCGGAAAGCTTATACCGCGTATCCACATGGACACATGGGATAGGAACCTTGCCTAAGAACGCCTTTCGGATGAGCCAGAGTAGAACCGAGGAATCCTTG
This Microvenator marinus DNA region includes the following protein-coding sequences:
- a CDS encoding lamin tail domain-containing protein, whose protein sequence is MKNKWYALALGMGLALTAACGSDSSEPAEETPVFLGPNEKADNFYSESAQEYFVRGKAELKLEPEYATATEEERLQRIAELIPYKQVQIGFFLNTYLIDKSGDSENADYGGMKALTKNGSYEDMDIVKVDDLTYTFNFVQEIGGQFDLLRELSRAANAQEMEDGSYRFSLAVGVLTNDQMTQLDHEQEWYRRAPWSSFSPTSVDASQIYYQDIELVPQERSRDAWMDYERLFEDGKLEIGAFFGWDYHGEYHRVHAESTYNWLVRRGFQSPVSSWAEYATNRGPLTYTLDANGQEVEVAITLWWGEPGTETDPDTDAGGRRLENEMRSSFAEHDVIMFSGHSGPWYGFALANWKKTLEGDLDDSEVPGLDMPADRYQVVLAEGCDTYALGQAFWANPNKSDRQNLDIVTTTSFSNAATSKVVTDFLDALVGTSSGNRHEPTRYGKMLKSMDSASYWFKTMYGVHGIDDNPNGHPYGNKDALCGECRSDADCGGAGNKCVTLEGSNVCTFECTSDAGCPDGYTCRETSTSGWLSDNYCMPTSFSCDDIPVAEEPGLIITEVLADPADDSAGDANRDGVRHFSEDEFIEIHNPGTKAVELAGYTIEDNVMVRFTFPLGARIEPGQKVVVFGGGEPQGFDVPTFKSEGLYLNNGGDAVTLSDRDGRMVDYVSFGREGGRDQTLVREGEALVLGGLPTPGE
- a CDS encoding DUF3817 domain-containing protein; this translates as MNTLKIFRMTSVLEGISLVLLFFVAMPLKYGFDMPLAVRIVGSAHGALFIAFVAILIWAQSEQEWSLVKTAKLFVSCLIPFGFIWAERLVREDAQTTPAA
- a CDS encoding GTP-binding protein; translated protein: MKVSRTIAITGHVDHGKSTLLGHLLWKLGAVPDDRKAALERASESREKGMEWAFFSDALKAERDAQITVDTSQYFFRQGNQTWRVVDVPGHVEYLRHMVVGASRADVGLIIVGADAGIEEQTRRHADILRFLGVEEFVVAINKLDLFEGDRRFLQLKAEFLEFWEESGVEDVSIVPISAKLGQNLTPDSTGFEWFKGPTLIEALTQDQAPRPDSDLGTALGVVGQYEGKIFAELYSGSVCAGDVLQSNQGELVVEQVYQGLNSLALKLSGPASRGQIFFSDAPLNTTPHLEAKALFFGLPEELNQLELHLGPQVARVLAIEGLEPSVLDIQPKIRIELDTPIVVSKKIRGLGRFVLKSNGLIYAAGVV
- the cysD gene encoding sulfate adenylyltransferase subunit CysD; amino-acid sequence: MSAYLRELEDRSIAIIRETWASFEKPALLWSVGKDSSVLLWLIRKAFLGKVPIPCVHVDTRYKLSEMIAFRDHLASQWQLDLVTSPPSPEFLEGNTYPTGKLSRVECCNALKSEPLKGLVASHGWDALILGIRRDEEGTRAKERVFSPRDSESRWNPSDQPVEIWGHYTRPPNGHMRVHPLLDWTELDVWRYILLESIPVVDLYFSKDGKRYRSLGCAPCTFPHDSNAQTVPEIIAELEALRSSERHGRAQDKERESAFEELRNRGYM